One segment of Alnus glutinosa chromosome 2, dhAlnGlut1.1, whole genome shotgun sequence DNA contains the following:
- the LOC133859525 gene encoding F-box/kelch-repeat protein At5g15710 — MDGIGESSESAPGVPSSQLKSNGSFREGDRSPKQVSPLRGGGSRNTSPLGRVGSRNTSPSRQKVIKTKPRGFDEERVATFVKAAHPDVQMEDSIWAMLPEDLLNEILARVPPFMIFRLHSVCKRWNSILQDISFLKFHSQVSSHGPCLLTFWKNSQIPQCSVFSLPLKTWYKIPFTFLPQWAFWLVGSSGGLVCFSGLDGLAFKTLVCNPLTQTWRTLPIMHYNQQRQLIMVVDRTDRSFKVIATSDIYGDRSLPTEVYDSKLNSWSLHQVMPAVNLCSSKMAYCDSKLYLETLSPLGLMMYRMDASYWEHIPAKFPRSLLDGYLVAGTQKRLFLVGRIGLYSTLQSMRIWELDHAKVIWVEISRMPPKHFRALLRLSAERFECFGQDNLICFTSWNQGKGLLYDVDKKVWSWIAGCALQSYNSQVCFYEPRFDASIY; from the coding sequence ATGGATGGTATTGGGGAATCTTCTGAATCGGCGCCTGGAGTACCTAGTTCTCAATTGAAGAGCAATGGGTCTTTTCGTGAAGGTGATAGGTCTCCTAAGCAAGTGTCACCTCTTAGGGGTGGTGGGTCGAGGAATACGAGTCCATTGGGTCGGGTAGGATCAAGGAACACTAGCCCTTCAAGGCAGAAGGTGATTAAGACCAAACCACGTGGATTTGATGAGGAAAGGGTTGCTACATTTGTTAAAGCTGCTCACCCTGATGTTCAAATGGAAGATAGTATATGGGCAATGTTGCCTGAAGACTTGCTGAATGAGATTTTAGCGAGGGTTCCTCCGTTTATGATCTTTCGCCTACACTCTGTTTGTAAAAGGTGGAATTCGATTCTTCAAGATATTAGCTTTCTTAAATTCCACTCACAAGTGTCATCTCATGGGCCTTGTCTTCTTACATTTTGGAAGAACTCTCAGATCCCACAATGCTCAGTCTTCAGCTTGCCTTTGAAAACGTGGTATAAGATTCCATTCACATTTTTGCCACAGTGGGCGTTCTGGTTGGTTGGTTCTTCAGGTGGTCTTGTTTGCTTTTCTGGGCTCGATGGGCTAGCTTTCAAAACTTTAGTTTGTAATCCCCTCACACAAACTTGGAGGACGTTGCCGATCATGCATTATAATCAGCAGAGGCAACTGATCATGGTCGTTGATAGGACAGACCGATCATTTAAGGTAATAGCCACTAGTGATATTTACGGTGACAGATCATTGCCCACAGAAGTATATGATTCGAAGCTTAACAGTTGGTCACTTCACCAGGTAATGCCTGCAGTTAATCTTTGCTCCTCGAAGATGGCATATTGCGACTCCAAATTGTACTTGGAAACCCTTTCACCGCTTGGTCTGATGATGTATCGGATGGATGCGAGTTACTGGGAACACATTCCAGCTAAGTTCCCACGTTCTTTGTTGGATGGTTATTTGGTTGCTGGAACCCAGAAGCGTCTGTTTCTAGTTGGCAGGATTGGTCTTTATAGTACGCTTCAGAGTATGAGAATTTGGGAATTGGACCATGCAAAAGTTATCTGGGTGGAGATTAGCAGGATGCCACCAAAGCATTTTCGAGCTTTGTTGAGGTTATCAGCTGAGAGGTTTGAGTGCTTTGGTCAGGATAATTTGATCTGTTTCACATCTTGGAACCAAGGGAAGGGTCTTCTGTATGATGTGGATAAGAAGGTTTGGTCCTGGATTGCTGGCTGTGCTCTTCAGTCATACAACAGCCAGGTTTGTTTCTATGAGCCAAGATTTGATGCTTCCATCTACTGA